A section of the Gloeobacter violaceus PCC 7421 genome encodes:
- a CDS encoding CopG family ribbon-helix-helix protein, which translates to MARETITIRLESEKKEALDELARLLDRDRTYLINEAIDRYLEVQHWHLEHIDKAIAQADSGEFATEAEVSEAFERLRELP; encoded by the coding sequence GGCTCGAAAGCGAGAAAAAAGAGGCATTGGACGAACTTGCCCGCCTGCTCGATCGCGATCGGACCTACCTCATCAACGAAGCCATCGACCGGTATCTCGAAGTGCAGCACTGGCACCTGGAGCATATCGACAAAGCCATTGCCCAAGCGGATAGCGGGGAATTTGCCACAGAAGCGGAAGTAAGCGAAGCATTTGAACGTCTACGCGAACTTCCGTGA
- a CDS encoding type II toxin-antitoxin system RelE/ParE family toxin, which translates to MKIFWSKQAISDLAAVRDYLEAHYPIGAKIVVARIEGAIERLGVYPAMGRTGRREGTRELVVTQTPFVVVYRPHEGYIEILSLLHGAQAW; encoded by the coding sequence GTGAAAATTTTTTGGTCAAAGCAGGCGATTAGCGACCTTGCTGCTGTGCGCGATTATCTTGAAGCGCACTACCCCATCGGTGCGAAGATCGTGGTAGCCCGTATCGAGGGGGCGATCGAGCGGCTCGGCGTTTATCCGGCTATGGGGCGCACTGGGCGCCGGGAAGGCACCCGCGAGCTGGTCGTCACCCAAACTCCATTTGTCGTAGTCTACCGACCCCATGAGGGATACATCGAAATTTTGTCGCTCCTCCATGGAGCGCAAGCCTGGTAA
- the gcvT gene encoding glycine cleavage system aminomethyltransferase GcvT: protein MVARSLGLMSDLKRTPLCAQHLQLGARLVPFGGWEMPLQYSTLTREHRAVRTAVGLFDISHMGKYTLSGPDVLAQIQRLVPSDLARLQPGQAQYTVLLNEQAGIIDDLIFYCRSPEHWVVIVNGATNDKDRRWLAEHLQGVHFDDLTGTHTLLALQGPAAVETLQPLVDIDLARLGRFEHAQVSLAGKPAFLARTGYTGEDGFEIMSLEPEGIALWQSLTAAGVPPCGLGARDTLRLEAAMHLYGQDMDESTTPLEASLGWVIDWDKPDYFGREILLAQKAQGTERRLVGLTVEGRQIARHGYGLFDGEQQVGVVTSGTLTPTVDRPIALAYVGKPFAPIGSRLEVDIRGRRAMATVVKRPFYRRAL from the coding sequence ATGGTGGCCCGTAGTCTGGGTTTGATGAGCGACCTCAAGCGTACCCCTCTTTGCGCGCAGCACCTGCAACTTGGTGCGCGCCTCGTTCCCTTCGGCGGCTGGGAGATGCCCCTGCAGTACAGCACCCTCACCCGCGAACACCGGGCCGTGCGCACCGCTGTGGGTCTTTTCGACATCTCCCACATGGGCAAGTACACCCTCTCGGGGCCGGACGTGCTGGCCCAGATCCAGAGGCTGGTGCCCTCGGATCTGGCTCGATTGCAACCCGGGCAAGCCCAGTACACCGTCCTGCTCAATGAGCAAGCCGGGATCATCGACGATCTCATTTTTTACTGCCGCAGCCCAGAGCATTGGGTGGTGATCGTCAACGGCGCCACCAACGACAAAGACCGCCGCTGGCTCGCAGAACACCTGCAGGGCGTTCACTTCGACGACCTGACCGGCACCCACACGCTGCTGGCGCTGCAGGGACCGGCGGCGGTCGAGACGCTGCAACCGCTGGTGGACATAGACCTTGCCCGGTTGGGCCGCTTTGAGCACGCCCAGGTCTCGCTGGCGGGCAAACCGGCTTTTCTGGCCAGGACCGGCTATACCGGCGAGGACGGTTTTGAGATCATGAGTCTCGAGCCCGAAGGCATCGCGCTGTGGCAATCCCTCACCGCAGCCGGTGTGCCGCCCTGCGGCCTCGGTGCCCGCGATACCTTGCGCCTCGAGGCGGCGATGCACCTGTACGGCCAGGATATGGACGAATCGACCACGCCGCTCGAGGCGTCCCTGGGTTGGGTGATCGATTGGGACAAGCCCGATTACTTCGGCCGGGAGATTTTGCTGGCCCAAAAGGCCCAGGGCACCGAGCGGCGGCTGGTCGGGCTCACCGTCGAAGGCCGGCAGATTGCCCGCCATGGCTACGGCCTTTTTGACGGTGAGCAGCAGGTGGGGGTTGTCACCAGCGGCACCCTCACCCCGACGGTCGACCGGCCCATTGCGCTTGCCTACGTGGGCAAACCTTTTGCCCCCATCGGTTCTAGGCTCGAAGTCGACATTCGCGGCCGCCGGGCCATGGCCACCGTCGTCAAGCGTCCCTTCTACCGCCGCGCGCTGTAA
- the gcvH gene encoding glycine cleavage system protein GcvH has protein sequence MALEYPEELKYLDSHEYLRVEGDTVVVGVTSYAVDQLGDIVFVSLPEEGDRINRGDSFGSIESVKAVEELYAPLSGTVLSVNTVAVEDPALIGSDPYGDGWLIKVRLADPADELGETMTAEEYRERVEG, from the coding sequence ATGGCCCTGGAATACCCGGAGGAACTAAAATATCTCGACTCCCACGAGTACCTGCGCGTCGAGGGAGACACCGTGGTGGTGGGCGTCACGTCCTATGCCGTCGATCAACTCGGCGACATCGTCTTTGTCTCGCTTCCGGAGGAAGGCGATCGCATCAACCGCGGCGACAGCTTCGGTTCGATCGAATCGGTCAAGGCGGTCGAAGAACTGTACGCCCCGCTCTCCGGCACGGTTTTGTCGGTCAACACCGTCGCAGTCGAAGATCCGGCGCTTATCGGTAGCGATCCCTATGGCGACGGTTGGCTCATCAAGGTCCGTCTCGCCGACCCTGCCGACGAGTTGGGCGAAACGATGACTGCCGAGGAATACCGCGAGCGCGTCGAAGGCTGA
- a CDS encoding DUF2511 domain-containing protein gives MLRTSYSCKKRSILVASTLLLVAGCGNSPKLEGRVNKVTALKADFGAAWPFTIAEGELACVNGTQLVFVANGHVYALNEVAARRYEPIDAIHAPDPDPQKRQQGIKLPLAPFLEKGRQLCTQR, from the coding sequence ATGCTGCGCACATCGTACAGTTGCAAGAAACGCTCGATCCTGGTCGCCTCGACCTTGCTGCTTGTGGCGGGCTGCGGCAACAGCCCAAAGCTGGAGGGCCGGGTGAACAAAGTCACGGCCTTGAAGGCCGATTTTGGAGCAGCCTGGCCCTTCACCATCGCCGAAGGGGAACTGGCTTGCGTGAACGGCACGCAGTTGGTCTTTGTCGCGAACGGCCACGTCTACGCCCTCAATGAGGTCGCCGCCAGACGCTACGAGCCCATCGACGCCATTCACGCCCCAGATCCGGATCCCCAGAAGCGGCAGCAAGGGATTAAGCTGCCGCTCGCACCGTTTTTGGAGAAGGGTCGTCAACTATGCACACAGCGCTGA
- a CDS encoding RibD family protein, with translation MVDSTVATSTTIVLGMSADGKIAPADPLAPRRSDPVDHAHLEYQTSLADLILIGAGTIRIEGQTYTVSDPQWIAARQARGQPPQPITCVVSRSLDLPPDLPFFAQPIERWILTTEQAVARSPHPRLAELATLVAAGENELDWERAYAFFAERGIGRVAALGGGDLVAALLAAGRIDDLWLTVWPVIFGGREATTPVEGAGFEPLKAPALELVELRQTAGDLFLHYRVIKPCR, from the coding sequence ATGGTCGACTCGACCGTGGCCACCTCGACCACCATCGTCCTCGGCATGAGCGCCGACGGCAAAATCGCTCCGGCCGACCCCCTCGCCCCGAGGCGCTCGGACCCGGTCGACCACGCCCATCTCGAATATCAAACGTCTCTAGCGGATTTGATCCTCATCGGCGCAGGCACCATCCGCATCGAGGGGCAAACCTATACCGTGAGCGACCCACAGTGGATTGCTGCCCGCCAGGCGCGCGGCCAGCCGCCGCAGCCCATCACCTGTGTGGTCAGCCGCTCGCTCGATCTGCCGCCGGATCTGCCGTTTTTTGCGCAGCCCATCGAGCGCTGGATCTTGACGACTGAGCAGGCCGTAGCCCGCAGCCCGCACCCGCGCCTTGCCGAACTGGCGACCCTGGTGGCGGCGGGTGAGAACGAACTCGATTGGGAGCGCGCCTACGCCTTTTTTGCCGAGCGGGGTATTGGGCGGGTGGCGGCCCTGGGCGGCGGCGATCTGGTCGCAGCGCTGCTTGCGGCGGGACGCATCGATGATCTGTGGCTCACGGTCTGGCCGGTTATCTTCGGCGGGCGCGAGGCCACCACACCCGTCGAAGGCGCCGGTTTTGAACCGCTCAAGGCTCCGGCCCTCGAACTGGTTGAATTGCGCCAGACGGCCGGTGACTTGTTTTTGCACTACCGGGTGATCAAGCCATGCAGGTAA
- a CDS encoding M48 metallopeptidase family protein, whose product MQVKIIRSHRRTRSVSARAEGDVFVVRAPVQMDDAELQRIVERLKSRWLKRAHCPLLDDDELERRARQLNRHYFEGCLEWQSIRWVTNQEARWGSCTPTLGTIRLSHRLAALPAFVRDYVLVHELAHLVEPNHGPRFWALVNRFEKAERARGYLMALGLGDIDPAEPEA is encoded by the coding sequence ATGCAGGTAAAAATCATCCGCAGCCACCGGCGCACCCGCAGCGTCAGCGCCCGGGCCGAGGGGGACGTGTTTGTCGTGCGCGCCCCCGTCCAGATGGACGACGCCGAGTTGCAGCGGATCGTCGAGCGCCTCAAAAGCCGCTGGCTGAAGCGCGCCCACTGCCCACTGCTCGACGACGACGAACTGGAGCGCCGCGCCCGCCAACTCAACCGCCACTATTTCGAAGGGTGTCTGGAGTGGCAATCGATTCGCTGGGTGACCAATCAGGAGGCGCGCTGGGGCAGTTGCACCCCGACTTTGGGCACCATTCGCCTCTCCCACCGCCTCGCAGCCCTGCCGGCTTTTGTGCGCGACTACGTGCTGGTGCACGAGCTGGCGCATCTGGTCGAACCCAACCACGGTCCGCGCTTCTGGGCGCTGGTCAACCGCTTCGAAAAAGCCGAGCGCGCCCGCGGCTACCTGATGGCCCTGGGGCTGGGAGACATCGATCCGGCGGAACCCGAAGCCTGA
- a CDS encoding TIGR03960 family B12-binding radical SAM protein — protein MPPIALDQILSADIQTPARYLGNELGAFHKDWEAASVRWVLTYPEIYEVGASNLGHIILYNILNTQPRQLCDRTYLPGTDLAARLRETGTPLFAVESRCALAEFDLVGFSLAYELGVTNALEMLALAGLPLRAGDRDHTHPLIFAGGPTASSNPEPYTDFFDFFVFGDGEEVLPEIGLVIEEGKAAGLGRGAQLLDLAQVPGVYVPCFYAPAAGVPTPTADVPARVVRRVATPMPKYSVGLVPLIETVHDRLAIEVRRGCTRGCRFCQPGMLTRPARDVAPEAVVEGIVAGLKATGYNEFSLLSLSCSDYLSLPAVGARLQNTLRDDLVSLSLPSQRVDRFDEQLAGIIGGARKPGLTFAPEAGTQRLRDVINKGLTNADLLRGVKTAYEQGWDLVKLYFMIGLPTETDQDVLGIAETIGWLQRECRLPNRRRLEVNVTLSNFTPKPFTPFQWHSVTAEELRHKQALLQAALRRLKGVKANFTDIRVSALEDVLTRAGRDMNSAIHRAWELGVARHDPWFAPDAFFGIWDRVLAEFGYSWDVVGPPVEAPLPWDFIDTGIDKRWLAEDYRRALEEAVVPDCSFDSCSHCGVCGEDFGTNVVIAPPPVPGRVASVTPPPPAAQRLRVVFAKLAESRFIGHLDLQRLWERACRRGEIALAHSGGFHPLPRIVAATALALGAESSGEIVDFELVAPLEPEEFRARLQAQLPAGVEMVSVESVPLKSPAAATELVAAEYRLLVHTPAPADWVEVVAAINAGEQLPVERTSKKSGNRYTIDARLWLFELELAAVRPEAIEIRYVGACRNDGTVLRPDDVVQLLQRSSGLELALTRIHRLGLRLG, from the coding sequence ATGCCGCCCATCGCCCTCGACCAGATTCTCAGTGCCGATATCCAGACGCCTGCCCGCTACCTGGGCAACGAACTGGGCGCTTTTCACAAAGATTGGGAAGCCGCAAGCGTGCGCTGGGTGCTTACCTATCCGGAGATCTACGAAGTCGGGGCTTCCAACCTCGGGCACATCATTCTCTACAACATCCTGAACACTCAGCCCCGGCAGCTTTGTGACCGCACCTACCTACCGGGGACGGATCTGGCCGCTCGGTTGCGCGAGACCGGCACACCGTTATTTGCGGTCGAGTCGCGCTGCGCTCTGGCGGAATTTGACCTGGTGGGCTTTTCGCTTGCCTACGAACTGGGGGTGACCAACGCCCTGGAGATGCTCGCCCTGGCGGGCCTGCCCCTGCGCGCCGGAGATCGTGACCACACCCATCCCCTTATCTTCGCGGGCGGACCGACCGCCAGTTCCAACCCGGAGCCCTATACCGACTTTTTCGACTTTTTTGTCTTCGGCGACGGCGAAGAAGTTCTGCCTGAAATCGGCCTGGTGATCGAGGAGGGCAAAGCGGCGGGCCTCGGCCGTGGGGCGCAGCTGTTGGATCTGGCCCAGGTGCCGGGGGTCTACGTGCCTTGTTTCTACGCGCCGGCAGCGGGGGTGCCCACCCCGACGGCCGATGTGCCCGCGCGGGTGGTGCGCCGTGTGGCCACCCCGATGCCCAAATATTCGGTGGGGTTGGTCCCCCTGATCGAGACGGTCCACGACCGGCTCGCCATCGAAGTGCGCCGCGGCTGCACCCGCGGCTGTCGGTTCTGTCAGCCCGGCATGCTCACCCGCCCGGCCCGCGATGTCGCCCCGGAGGCGGTGGTCGAGGGCATCGTCGCGGGACTCAAGGCCACCGGCTACAACGAATTTTCGCTCCTGTCGCTGAGCTGCTCCGACTACCTGTCGCTGCCGGCGGTGGGTGCCCGGCTGCAAAATACCCTGCGCGACGATCTCGTTTCGCTGTCGCTGCCTTCGCAGCGGGTCGACCGCTTCGACGAGCAACTGGCGGGGATCATCGGCGGGGCGCGCAAGCCGGGGCTCACCTTCGCTCCCGAGGCCGGCACCCAGCGCCTGCGCGATGTGATCAACAAAGGCCTCACCAACGCAGATCTGCTGCGGGGGGTGAAGACCGCCTACGAGCAGGGCTGGGATCTGGTGAAGCTCTACTTTATGATTGGGCTGCCCACCGAGACCGACCAGGACGTGCTCGGGATCGCCGAAACGATCGGCTGGCTGCAGCGCGAGTGCCGCCTGCCCAACCGCCGCCGCCTGGAGGTGAACGTCACCCTTTCCAACTTCACCCCGAAGCCGTTTACACCTTTCCAGTGGCACTCGGTCACCGCCGAGGAGCTGCGCCACAAACAGGCGCTGTTGCAGGCGGCCTTGCGCCGGCTCAAAGGGGTCAAGGCCAACTTCACCGACATCCGCGTCTCGGCGCTCGAGGACGTGCTCACCCGCGCCGGCCGCGACATGAACAGTGCTATCCACCGCGCCTGGGAACTGGGTGTGGCTCGCCACGATCCCTGGTTTGCCCCGGATGCCTTTTTTGGCATCTGGGATCGGGTGCTGGCGGAATTCGGCTACAGCTGGGATGTGGTGGGACCACCCGTCGAAGCGCCGCTGCCGTGGGATTTTATCGATACCGGCATCGACAAGCGCTGGCTGGCGGAGGACTATCGGCGGGCCTTAGAAGAGGCGGTTGTGCCCGACTGCTCCTTCGATTCGTGCTCCCACTGCGGGGTGTGCGGCGAAGATTTCGGCACCAACGTGGTTATCGCCCCACCCCCGGTACCCGGGCGGGTCGCCTCCGTCACCCCGCCACCCCCGGCCGCCCAGCGATTGCGGGTGGTCTTCGCCAAATTGGCAGAATCGCGCTTTATCGGTCATCTCGACCTGCAGCGGCTCTGGGAGCGGGCCTGCCGCCGCGGCGAGATCGCCCTGGCCCACTCTGGCGGTTTCCACCCGCTGCCGCGCATCGTGGCGGCCACCGCCCTGGCCCTCGGGGCTGAAAGCAGCGGCGAAATCGTCGATTTTGAATTGGTCGCTCCCCTCGAGCCCGAGGAATTTCGGGCACGGCTACAGGCCCAATTGCCCGCAGGCGTCGAGATGGTGAGCGTCGAGTCCGTTCCCCTCAAAAGCCCCGCCGCCGCCACTGAGCTGGTAGCGGCCGAATATCGCCTGCTGGTGCACACCCCCGCCCCGGCGGACTGGGTGGAGGTCGTGGCGGCGATCAACGCCGGCGAGCAACTCCCGGTCGAGCGCACCAGCAAAAAATCGGGCAACCGCTATACCATCGACGCCCGTCTATGGCTGTTTGAACTGGAACTGGCGGCCGTGCGGCCGGAGGCCATCGAGATCCGCTACGTGGGGGCCTGCCGCAACGACGGCACGGTCTTGCGCCCCGACGACGTCGTTCAACTGCTCCAGCGTTCAAGCGGCCTGGAACTGGCGCTGACCCGTATCCACCGCCTCGGTTTGCGTTTGGGCTGA
- a CDS encoding UbiA family prenyltransferase codes for MKRFLAPLGGVVGILERWLLYPNVVLALTAVLWSACTQKLLNIPQDPAVLALVFALTLVTYNRDRLADADSPADRSNTAERTRWVDRHRKSLARFTGGAALVAAMLLCLRPMALAPIGAGIGFALVYSSRVLPGGRAVRQLPVTKVPYVALLWAVLTVAVPAAAAGTAWNGRAALVGSLIFFAAAALVNLNDLRDLRGDRIAGTLTLPVLLGDGPARLFSAISGSLVGLCAVLLEQPGLGLLGLYIALLALSYRVEDDRLFRWLIEGIGVPTWLAVFWLG; via the coding sequence GTGAAACGGTTTTTGGCGCCGCTTGGCGGGGTGGTCGGCATCCTGGAGCGCTGGCTGCTCTACCCGAATGTCGTACTGGCGCTCACGGCCGTGCTCTGGAGCGCCTGCACCCAGAAGCTGCTGAATATTCCCCAAGACCCGGCTGTGCTGGCGCTTGTCTTTGCCCTGACGCTGGTGACCTACAACCGCGACCGGCTGGCGGACGCCGACAGCCCCGCCGATCGCAGCAACACTGCCGAACGCACCCGCTGGGTGGACCGCCACCGAAAATCGCTCGCACGCTTTACTGGCGGCGCCGCCCTGGTGGCCGCGATGCTGCTGTGTTTGCGGCCGATGGCCCTGGCGCCGATCGGGGCGGGAATCGGTTTTGCCCTGGTGTACAGCAGCCGTGTGCTGCCGGGAGGTCGGGCGGTGCGCCAACTGCCGGTCACTAAAGTTCCGTATGTCGCCCTCCTGTGGGCGGTGCTCACCGTCGCAGTACCGGCGGCAGCGGCCGGTACTGCCTGGAACGGGCGCGCGGCACTGGTGGGAAGCCTCATTTTCTTTGCCGCGGCTGCCCTGGTCAACCTCAACGATTTGCGCGACCTGCGGGGGGACCGTATCGCGGGTACGCTCACCCTGCCTGTACTGTTGGGCGACGGTCCCGCCCGACTCTTCTCGGCGATCTCGGGGAGCCTGGTGGGGCTTTGTGCGGTGCTGCTGGAGCAGCCGGGTCTGGGACTGCTCGGACTTTATATTGCCCTTTTGGCACTCAGCTACCGCGTAGAAGACGATCGGCTCTTTCGCTGGCTCATCGAAGGCATCGGCGTGCCCACCTGGCTGGCGGTGTTCTGGCTGGGGTGA
- the deoC gene encoding deoxyribose-phosphate aldolase, which produces MISSHPEIELAGFIEQTCLKPTATADDVRQMCWEAQRYRFAAVCVAPVYAPLAVELLHKQKPQVFTVVGFPLGLATAPCKLFEAQEAAARGVTGLEVMVNLGAIKSGHYNAIYEELGQIVDAVGCEVRAILELNLLDATERRHVAEVCLDVGVTALKTSAGWSGPVRPEDILGLRRILRNQLGIKVAGGIHTLNQALELLAAGANRLGTGRGVEILREQHALGKTA; this is translated from the coding sequence ATGATTAGCAGCCATCCCGAAATCGAACTGGCCGGATTTATCGAGCAGACTTGCCTCAAACCGACCGCCACCGCAGACGATGTTCGCCAGATGTGTTGGGAGGCGCAGCGGTACCGCTTTGCCGCAGTCTGCGTAGCACCGGTGTACGCGCCTTTGGCCGTCGAATTGCTGCACAAGCAAAAACCCCAGGTCTTCACGGTCGTCGGTTTTCCGCTGGGACTGGCCACCGCCCCCTGCAAGCTTTTCGAAGCGCAGGAGGCGGCGGCGAGGGGGGTGACGGGCCTGGAGGTGATGGTCAACCTGGGGGCGATCAAATCCGGCCACTACAACGCCATCTACGAAGAACTCGGTCAGATCGTCGATGCGGTCGGCTGTGAGGTGCGGGCGATTCTGGAGTTGAACTTGCTGGATGCAACCGAGCGCCGGCACGTCGCCGAGGTGTGTCTCGATGTCGGAGTCACTGCCCTGAAGACCTCCGCCGGTTGGTCGGGTCCGGTGCGGCCCGAAGATATTTTGGGTCTGCGGCGCATTCTGCGCAACCAGTTGGGGATCAAAGTGGCGGGCGGTATCCACACCCTGAACCAGGCCCTCGAACTGCTGGCTGCCGGGGCAAACCGCCTGGGCACCGGTCGGGGGGTCGAGATCCTGCGCGAACAGCACGCCCTTGGTAAGACGGCGTGA
- a CDS encoding YggT family protein, with amino-acid sequence MIAQTLAPALSNFIQIYVVLLFVRVLLSWFPNIDWSSNPWAILSQLTDPYLNLFRSIIPPLGGIDLSPILAFLALQVVGGLLVSGLASLPV; translated from the coding sequence ATGATCGCTCAGACTTTGGCCCCGGCGCTCAGCAACTTCATCCAGATCTACGTGGTTCTCCTGTTTGTGCGGGTTCTGCTTAGCTGGTTTCCCAATATCGATTGGTCGAGCAATCCCTGGGCTATCCTCAGCCAGCTGACCGATCCCTACCTCAACCTTTTTCGCTCGATCATCCCGCCCTTGGGCGGCATCGACCTCTCGCCCATCCTGGCGTTTCTGGCGCTGCAGGTCGTAGGCGGTCTGCTGGTGAGCGGTCTGGCGAGCTTGCCGGTCTAG
- a CDS encoding M61 family metallopeptidase has protein sequence MAAAIRYRVSMEKAHAHLFDVEMTIEGWSDSALTLKLPVWTPGSYLVREYSRHLQDFEAVGATGPLRWQKLAKQTWRMEVPADGQVQVRYRVYANELTVRTSHLDITHAFFNGACLFFYVPGCESSPCEVSVAPLNPDWRVSTALAAVPGRQNTFQAASYDELVDSPFEVGTHRIVPFTVQGKPHTLAVWGKSNLDYNRFLPDLESLITTEAKLFGSLPYEHYLFLVHFADGYGGLEHRNSTTLLYPRFELRGDEKYFKFLNLVAHEFFHLWNVKRIRPSTLDRFDYAHENYTRSLWFMEGATSYYDELIPLRAGIYDATHYLKQLGTHITRLLTTPGRAVQSLAESSFDTWIKLYRPNENSLNSQVSYYLKGQLVCLLLDLEIRLRTDGERSLDDAMRHLWQRYGAVDTSFPEAELEPIIERAVGLDLKLFFDHALRSTGELDFEGHFGPFGLQLVPTGTDGAPPYLGLRTQEQNGRTTVQNVEAGSPAQLAGMATGDELVALAGWKVTHGTLKDRLADWRPGDRLEVTYFRREELRTTTARLTEARPAAYTVERRAEATAQERDRLIAWLGERGPA, from the coding sequence ATGGCTGCTGCGATCCGCTACCGGGTGAGCATGGAAAAAGCCCATGCCCACCTTTTTGATGTCGAGATGACGATCGAGGGCTGGAGCGATTCGGCCCTGACCCTCAAGCTGCCGGTCTGGACGCCGGGATCGTACCTGGTGCGCGAGTACAGCCGCCACCTGCAGGATTTCGAGGCCGTGGGCGCCACCGGACCGCTGCGGTGGCAGAAACTGGCCAAGCAGACCTGGCGGATGGAAGTGCCCGCAGACGGGCAGGTGCAGGTACGCTACCGCGTCTACGCCAACGAACTGACCGTGCGCACCAGCCACCTGGATATCACCCACGCCTTCTTCAACGGGGCCTGCCTTTTTTTCTATGTGCCGGGTTGCGAATCGTCCCCGTGCGAAGTGAGCGTGGCGCCGCTCAACCCAGACTGGCGCGTCAGCACCGCCCTTGCCGCTGTGCCGGGCCGGCAGAACACCTTCCAGGCGGCCAGTTATGACGAACTGGTGGACAGTCCCTTCGAGGTGGGCACCCACCGCATCGTCCCTTTTACCGTCCAAGGCAAACCCCACACCCTGGCTGTCTGGGGCAAGAGCAACCTCGATTACAACCGCTTCCTGCCGGATCTGGAGAGCCTCATCACCACCGAGGCAAAACTCTTCGGCAGCCTCCCCTACGAGCACTATTTGTTTCTGGTGCACTTTGCCGACGGCTACGGCGGTTTGGAGCACCGCAATTCGACGACGCTGCTCTACCCACGCTTCGAGCTAAGGGGTGACGAAAAGTATTTCAAGTTTTTGAATCTGGTCGCCCACGAATTTTTCCACCTCTGGAACGTCAAGCGCATCCGGCCTTCGACCCTCGATCGCTTCGACTACGCCCACGAAAATTACACCCGTTCGTTGTGGTTCATGGAAGGAGCCACCAGCTACTATGACGAGCTGATCCCACTGCGTGCCGGTATCTATGACGCCACCCACTACCTCAAGCAACTGGGAACCCATATCACCCGCCTGCTCACCACCCCCGGCCGCGCGGTCCAATCGCTGGCCGAATCGAGCTTCGACACCTGGATCAAGCTCTACCGGCCCAACGAGAACTCTCTGAATTCCCAGGTGTCCTACTACCTTAAAGGGCAACTGGTCTGCCTGCTGCTCGATCTCGAAATTCGTCTGCGCACCGACGGCGAACGCTCCCTCGACGACGCGATGCGCCATCTCTGGCAGCGCTACGGTGCGGTGGACACCAGTTTCCCAGAGGCAGAACTCGAACCTATCATCGAGCGGGCGGTGGGCCTGGATCTAAAACTCTTTTTTGATCACGCCCTACGTTCGACCGGCGAACTGGACTTCGAGGGCCACTTCGGTCCCTTCGGCCTCCAGCTGGTGCCGACCGGCACCGACGGTGCGCCGCCCTATCTGGGATTGCGCACCCAGGAGCAAAACGGCCGCACCACGGTCCAGAACGTCGAAGCAGGCTCTCCCGCCCAACTGGCCGGTATGGCAACCGGCGACGAGTTGGTGGCCCTGGCAGGTTGGAAGGTGACCCACGGCACGCTCAAGGACCGTCTAGCCGACTGGCGGCCTGGGGACCGCCTCGAAGTGACATACTTTCGCCGCGAGGAGTTGCGCACCACCACCGCTCGCCTCACCGAGGCGCGTCCCGCCGCCTACACCGTCGAGCGGCGCGCCGAGGCGACCGCCCAAGAGCGCGACCGCCTCATAGCCTGGCTTGGGGAGAGAGGCCCCGCCTAG